From Echinicola soli, a single genomic window includes:
- the hslU gene encoding ATP-dependent protease ATPase subunit HslU has protein sequence MKEINHLTPKQIVHELDKYIIGQRDAKRNVAIALRNRIRRMMVKSDLQKDIVPNNILMIGSTGVGKTEIARRLAKVANAPFTKVEASKFTEVGYVGRDVESMVRDLVEQSINLVKESKNEEVKEKAAENVEDVLLDILIPPVKSPGFSTSRTTTTSSNGDFDPEKASEQELNEKTRERFREKLRNGELEERKVEINVKQSNNVGVGMIGNGMMDDASMAGLQDMLNGMMPKKTKKRKVTIAEARKILMEEEASKLIDFDEVKDEAIHLAENNGIIFIDEIDKVAKSGKSGSGPDVSREGVQRDLLPIVEGSAVNTKYGLVHTDHVLFIAAGAFHVSKPSDLIPELQGRFPIRVELDSLTQEDFSRILREPKNALTKQYQALFEAEDVSLEYTDDAIEEIARVAFKINEEVENIGARRLHTVMSHLLNDFLFDVPDTIEANAKIMVTKEMVGERLSSLAQNKDLSQYIL, from the coding sequence ATGAAAGAAATTAATCATTTGACACCAAAACAAATAGTCCACGAACTGGACAAATACATCATCGGTCAGCGGGATGCCAAGAGAAATGTGGCCATAGCCCTGCGAAACCGGATCAGAAGGATGATGGTCAAAAGTGACCTGCAGAAGGATATCGTTCCCAATAATATCCTGATGATCGGTTCTACAGGTGTGGGGAAGACCGAGATCGCCCGTAGGCTGGCCAAAGTGGCCAATGCTCCATTCACCAAGGTGGAAGCATCCAAGTTCACAGAGGTAGGTTACGTAGGGAGAGATGTGGAGAGCATGGTCAGGGACTTGGTCGAGCAATCCATCAATTTGGTAAAAGAATCCAAAAATGAAGAAGTTAAGGAAAAGGCCGCCGAAAATGTGGAAGATGTCCTGTTGGATATTTTGATTCCACCGGTGAAATCACCAGGATTCAGCACCAGCCGCACCACAACAACTTCAAGCAATGGGGATTTTGATCCTGAAAAGGCCTCTGAGCAAGAGCTCAATGAAAAGACCCGGGAAAGGTTCAGGGAAAAGCTCAGAAATGGAGAGCTGGAGGAGCGAAAAGTAGAGATCAATGTCAAACAGTCAAATAACGTAGGAGTGGGCATGATCGGTAATGGCATGATGGATGACGCCAGCATGGCAGGACTTCAGGACATGCTCAATGGGATGATGCCCAAAAAGACCAAGAAGCGTAAGGTAACCATCGCCGAAGCCAGAAAAATATTGATGGAAGAAGAGGCTTCCAAATTGATCGACTTCGATGAAGTGAAAGATGAGGCCATCCATTTGGCAGAGAATAACGGCATCATTTTTATCGATGAGATCGACAAGGTGGCCAAGAGCGGTAAGAGCGGAAGTGGCCCTGATGTCAGTAGAGAAGGCGTGCAGCGGGATTTGCTTCCAATAGTGGAGGGTAGTGCCGTCAATACCAAGTATGGATTGGTACATACTGACCACGTGCTGTTTATAGCGGCAGGTGCTTTTCATGTCAGCAAGCCGTCCGATCTGATTCCTGAATTGCAAGGACGTTTTCCGATCCGGGTAGAATTGGACAGTTTGACACAAGAGGATTTCAGCCGAATCCTAAGAGAACCTAAAAATGCATTGACCAAGCAATATCAAGCCCTTTTTGAAGCCGAAGATGTGTCGCTGGAATATACCGATGATGCCATTGAGGAAATTGCACGGGTCGCCTTTAAGATCAATGAAGAGGTGGAGAATATTGGCGCCAGGAGGTTACATACGGTGATGAGCCATTTGCTCAATGACTTCTTATTTGACGTACCGGACACCATCGAGGCCAATGCCAAGATCATGGTGACCAAGGAGATGGTCGGTGAGCGATTGAGTTCGCTGGCACAAAACAAGGATTTATCACAATATATTCTGTAA
- the pyrR gene encoding bifunctional pyr operon transcriptional regulator/uracil phosphoribosyltransferase PyrR, which yields MQKRLVLDQKQISIILDRFCYQLIENHDDFDNTVLLGLQPRGVMVLDRLEKRLEEISGVKVPSGYLDATFHRDDFRRRNIPLKANETKIDFLIENKNVVLVDDVLFKGRSARAAMDAMIAFGRPRKVELMVLIDRKYTRDYPIKPDYCGREVNTLESQYVSVEWALNGFEKDAIWITEKEVKS from the coding sequence ATGCAAAAAAGACTCGTCTTAGACCAAAAACAAATTTCGATCATTCTGGACCGGTTCTGCTACCAATTGATTGAAAATCACGATGACTTTGACAATACGGTACTCCTGGGATTGCAGCCCAGGGGCGTGATGGTGTTGGATCGGTTGGAGAAGCGGTTAGAGGAAATCAGCGGGGTAAAGGTTCCGTCCGGTTATTTGGATGCTACCTTTCACAGAGATGATTTCCGCAGGAGAAATATCCCGCTAAAGGCCAATGAGACAAAGATTGATTTTTTAATAGAAAACAAGAATGTGGTGTTGGTGGACGATGTGCTTTTCAAGGGGCGGTCTGCCCGTGCCGCCATGGATGCCATGATCGCTTTTGGGAGACCCAGAAAGGTCGAACTGATGGTGCTCATAGATAGAAAATATACACGTGATTATCCCATAAAACCGGATTATTGTGGTAGAGAGGTCAATACCTTGGAAAGCCAGTATGTCAGTGTGGAGTGGGCGTTGAATGGATTTGAGAAGGATGCGATTTGGATAACCGAAAAAGAAGTTAAAAGCTAA
- the lon gene encoding endopeptidase La has translation MKKNDSSLYQSLIVGDFAGEGDLIQLITDDEEDEQAQLENYAEDIPILSVRNTVLFPGVVIPITVGRERSIKLVKKAHKGDKMIGVCAQTNPNNDDPGWDDIYHVGTIAKIIKMIVLPDGNTTIIIQGKKRFKIRETITEEPYFQAKVDYLDETFPEGNKQITALEESLKEAAAKILQLNPEIPREAQVALDNIDNTAFLTHFLSSNINAPVEAKQKLLEINDGLDRATLLLEFMMKDIQMLELKSEIHKKVHTDIDQQQRDYFLRQQMKVLQTELGEEGPEKEVEELRLKGRRKNWPEEVAKHFEKELDKILRVNPSAAEYPIALNYAELMVDLPWNEFTTDNFDLKRAKEILDKDHHGLEKVKERIIEYLAVLKLKNDLKGPILCLYGPPGVGKTSLGKSVAKALGRKYIRMSLGGMHDEAEIRGHRKTYVGAMPGKVIQNMKKVQTSNPVYVLDEIDKLSADFRGDPSSAFLEVLDPEQNNAFVDNYLEVEYDLSKVLFIATANSLESIQPALRDRMEVIEVTGYTMEEKVEIAKKHLIPKQRKEHGLKARDISFDKAAIVKIIEGYTRESGVRSLERQVGTVIRNVAKSIAMEEDYQKRITAEMVRKILGGEMFDKEMYQDNSVAGVVTGLAWTSVGGEILFVESSLSKGKGKLTLSGQLGDVMKESAMTAMSYLRSKADQLNIDSRVFDQYDLHVHVPAGAVPKDGPSAGITMLTALASLYTQRKVKAKLAMTGEITLRGKVMPVGGIKEKILAAKRAGIKDIILCKRNQKDIEEIHERYVKGVNFHFVDNVNEVLDLALLNQKVENPVKFTFDENHKSVQA, from the coding sequence ATGAAGAAAAATGACAGTTCCTTATATCAATCTTTGATCGTGGGTGATTTTGCAGGCGAAGGGGATTTGATTCAGCTGATCACAGATGATGAGGAAGATGAGCAGGCGCAACTTGAAAATTATGCTGAAGATATTCCTATCCTATCGGTGCGGAACACCGTGCTGTTTCCAGGGGTAGTGATCCCCATTACGGTGGGCAGGGAGCGATCTATCAAGTTGGTAAAAAAAGCCCACAAAGGTGATAAGATGATCGGAGTCTGTGCACAGACCAATCCGAACAACGATGATCCGGGATGGGATGATATCTACCATGTCGGTACCATTGCCAAAATCATTAAAATGATCGTCTTGCCCGATGGCAATACGACGATTATCATTCAGGGAAAGAAGCGTTTTAAGATCCGTGAGACGATTACAGAAGAACCTTATTTTCAAGCTAAGGTAGATTATCTGGATGAAACCTTCCCCGAAGGCAACAAGCAGATTACAGCCCTTGAAGAGTCGCTGAAGGAGGCGGCTGCCAAAATCCTTCAGCTCAACCCTGAAATCCCAAGAGAGGCTCAGGTAGCCTTGGATAACATAGACAATACGGCATTTCTGACCCATTTTCTTTCCTCAAACATCAATGCCCCGGTAGAGGCCAAGCAGAAGCTGCTTGAGATCAACGACGGCCTGGACAGGGCGACATTGCTGCTGGAGTTTATGATGAAGGATATCCAGATGCTTGAGCTGAAGAGCGAGATTCACAAAAAGGTCCATACTGATATTGACCAGCAACAGCGGGATTATTTCCTGCGCCAGCAGATGAAAGTGCTTCAGACCGAACTGGGTGAGGAAGGCCCCGAAAAGGAAGTAGAAGAACTTCGCCTGAAGGGTAGAAGGAAAAATTGGCCGGAAGAGGTGGCCAAGCACTTTGAAAAAGAGCTGGACAAGATCCTCCGCGTCAACCCTTCGGCAGCAGAGTATCCTATAGCATTGAACTATGCGGAATTGATGGTGGATTTGCCATGGAATGAATTTACCACGGATAATTTTGACCTGAAGCGGGCCAAGGAGATTTTGGACAAGGACCACCATGGCCTGGAAAAAGTAAAGGAGAGGATCATCGAATACCTGGCCGTGCTCAAGCTTAAAAATGACCTTAAAGGCCCGATCCTTTGTTTGTATGGCCCTCCTGGGGTGGGTAAGACTTCTTTGGGCAAGTCTGTGGCAAAAGCCTTGGGAAGGAAATACATCAGGATGTCCCTTGGGGGGATGCACGATGAGGCTGAGATCCGTGGCCACCGGAAAACCTATGTGGGAGCCATGCCCGGTAAGGTGATCCAAAACATGAAAAAAGTACAGACATCCAATCCTGTCTATGTGTTGGATGAAATAGATAAATTAAGCGCAGACTTCAGGGGTGACCCTTCCTCCGCATTTTTGGAGGTGCTGGATCCCGAGCAGAACAATGCTTTTGTGGACAATTACCTTGAAGTGGAATATGACCTTTCCAAGGTACTGTTCATCGCTACTGCCAATTCGCTGGAAAGCATTCAGCCGGCCCTCCGGGACCGAATGGAGGTGATCGAAGTAACCGGCTATACCATGGAAGAAAAGGTGGAAATTGCCAAAAAACACTTGATACCAAAGCAGCGTAAAGAGCATGGGCTGAAGGCCAGGGATATCAGTTTTGACAAGGCAGCTATTGTTAAAATCATCGAAGGGTATACCCGGGAATCCGGTGTACGTAGCCTTGAACGACAGGTCGGTACGGTAATCAGAAATGTGGCCAAGTCCATTGCGATGGAAGAGGATTACCAGAAAAGGATTACGGCCGAGATGGTAAGAAAGATTCTTGGTGGCGAGATGTTTGACAAGGAAATGTACCAGGACAACAGTGTAGCCGGCGTAGTGACCGGTCTGGCCTGGACCTCCGTGGGCGGGGAGATTCTTTTTGTGGAATCTTCGCTTAGCAAAGGAAAGGGTAAACTTACGCTGTCCGGGCAGTTGGGAGATGTGATGAAGGAATCAGCAATGACCGCCATGTCCTATCTAAGGTCCAAGGCCGATCAGTTGAATATTGACAGTAGGGTATTTGACCAGTATGACCTGCACGTCCACGTACCAGCTGGTGCAGTGCCTAAGGACGGCCCGTCAGCTGGTATCACCATGCTGACCGCCTTGGCTTCTCTGTACACGCAGCGAAAAGTGAAAGCCAAACTCGCCATGACCGGTGAGATCACCCTTCGTGGCAAAGTGATGCCCGTGGGAGGAATTAAGGAAAAAATCCTTGCCGCCAAAAGGGCAGGGATTAAGGATATAATCCTTTGCAAGCGTAATCAAAAAGACATTGAAGAAATACACGAGCGTTATGTGAAAGGGGTGAATTTCCATTTTGTGGACAATGTAAATGAAGTGCTGGACCTGGCGCTGCTAAACCAAAAAGTGGAAAACCCGGTGAAATTCACCTTCGATGAAAACCATAAATCAGTACAAGCCTGA
- a CDS encoding aspartate carbamoyltransferase catalytic subunit — protein sequence MQQLSTKHLLGIKGLNEQDIQLIFETADNFKEVINRPIKKVPSLRDITIANVFFENSTRTRLSFELAEKRLSADVINFSSSNSSVKKGETLVDTVNNILSMKVDMVVMRHSSPGAPHFLSQNIDANIVNAGDGTHEHPTQALLDAFSIREKLGDVAGKKVAIIGDILHSRVALSNIFCLQKLGAEVMVCGPITLLPKYISSLGVKVELDVKKALEWCDVANVLRIQLERQQIKYFPSLREYSLYYGVDKKLLDQLNKEIVIMHPGPINRGVELNSDVADSEHSIILNQVENGVAVRMAVLYLLAGVK from the coding sequence ATGCAACAGCTAAGTACCAAACATTTATTGGGTATCAAAGGACTGAATGAACAGGATATCCAACTGATTTTCGAAACTGCGGATAACTTCAAAGAGGTTATTAACAGACCGATCAAAAAAGTGCCTTCGCTACGTGATATCACCATTGCCAATGTGTTTTTCGAAAACTCTACGCGAACAAGGCTGTCGTTTGAATTGGCAGAGAAGCGGCTTTCAGCAGATGTGATCAATTTTTCTTCCAGCAATAGCTCGGTGAAGAAGGGGGAAACCTTAGTGGATACGGTGAACAACATCCTGTCCATGAAGGTAGACATGGTGGTGATGCGCCATAGTAGCCCAGGAGCTCCCCATTTTCTTTCACAGAATATCGATGCCAATATTGTCAATGCGGGGGATGGTACCCATGAACATCCGACCCAAGCCTTGTTGGATGCTTTTTCCATCCGTGAGAAATTGGGGGATGTGGCAGGGAAAAAAGTAGCCATCATAGGTGATATCCTTCATTCAAGGGTAGCACTTTCCAATATTTTCTGTCTACAGAAATTAGGAGCAGAAGTAATGGTCTGTGGACCAATAACCTTATTGCCAAAATACATTTCCAGTCTTGGCGTGAAGGTGGAGCTTGATGTGAAAAAAGCCCTGGAGTGGTGCGATGTGGCCAATGTGCTGCGAATTCAGCTGGAAAGACAGCAAATTAAATATTTCCCTTCCCTGCGCGAATATTCCCTTTACTACGGCGTGGATAAGAAACTTCTCGATCAGTTAAATAAGGAAATCGTCATCATGCACCCAGGCCCCATCAATAGAGGGGTAGAACTCAACTCAGATGTTGCCGATAGTGAACATTCCATTATCCTAAATCAGGTAGAGAATGGGGTGGCTGTGCGGATGGCTGTGCTGTACCTGCTGGCAGGAGTGAAGTG
- a CDS encoding SDR family NAD(P)-dependent oxidoreductase, translated as MKNLFILTGCSKGVGKALLEVLLADAENMVVGVSRSPMKGAGNFKHLTLDLANSEELSSKLEELFPEGNYEKAVMINNAGWIGEIAPIGRLDPAGIAKIHAVNVVAPAILMNAFVHRFASGALKKTVVNISSGAAEKNMDGWSGYCSSKAALNRLTGVAQEESDLKGYGIRYYALSPGIVDTPMQADIRSAKEEDFSNLNKFKSFKENQELTSPDAVAKKVMHLLEHEEEFVDVLQDVRKF; from the coding sequence ATGAAAAATCTATTCATCTTAACTGGATGTAGCAAAGGAGTAGGCAAAGCACTTTTGGAGGTGCTCTTGGCGGATGCGGAAAATATGGTGGTAGGGGTTTCCCGTTCGCCGATGAAAGGTGCAGGCAATTTTAAGCACCTTACGCTTGACCTTGCCAATTCGGAGGAGTTGTCCAGTAAGTTAGAAGAACTCTTTCCAGAGGGAAATTATGAAAAAGCCGTAATGATCAACAATGCAGGCTGGATAGGGGAGATTGCACCCATTGGCCGTTTGGATCCAGCGGGTATAGCCAAAATCCATGCCGTCAATGTCGTCGCTCCGGCGATATTGATGAATGCATTTGTCCATAGGTTTGCCAGTGGAGCGTTGAAAAAAACTGTTGTGAACATCTCTTCAGGAGCCGCAGAGAAAAATATGGATGGCTGGTCTGGTTATTGCAGTTCCAAAGCAGCACTAAACCGGCTGACCGGCGTGGCACAAGAAGAAAGTGACCTTAAGGGCTACGGTATTCGTTATTATGCCCTGTCTCCTGGTATTGTCGACACCCCCATGCAAGCCGATATCAGATCTGCTAAAGAGGAGGATTTTAGTAATTTAAATAAGTTCAAGTCCTTTAAGGAAAACCAAGAACTGACCTCTCCAGATGCAGTGGCCAAAAAGGTGATGCATTTACTGGAGCATGAGGAGGAATTTGTCGATGTCTTGCAGGATGTAAGGAAGTTTTAG
- a CDS encoding SixA phosphatase family protein, producing MKSLIIYRHAKSSWDDPYMNDHQRPLAIRGLRDAPRMAQRLKKRGISPDYFISSDAERAKVTAYITAENLHFPKNNVELTAVLYHASASSILKTVQNIPNDKHAALVFGHNPGFNELIETLGGEIDNLPTCGQFGFIFEVDDWEAIGPENATVWFVDYPKK from the coding sequence ATGAAAAGTTTGATTATTTATAGACATGCCAAGTCATCATGGGACGATCCTTATATGAATGATCACCAAAGACCCCTTGCCATAAGGGGACTGAGAGACGCTCCACGAATGGCCCAAAGGCTAAAAAAACGAGGAATTTCACCGGATTATTTCATCTCTTCTGATGCTGAAAGAGCAAAGGTCACCGCATACATCACTGCAGAGAACCTGCACTTTCCCAAAAATAACGTTGAGCTCACTGCTGTCCTTTATCACGCCTCTGCCAGCTCTATTCTAAAGACCGTCCAGAATATCCCAAATGACAAACATGCCGCCCTGGTGTTTGGTCATAACCCTGGCTTCAATGAGCTCATCGAAACACTAGGGGGTGAAATCGACAACCTCCCCACCTGCGGACAGTTTGGGTTTATATTCGAGGTGGATGATTGGGAAGCCATTGGCCCCGAAAATGCTACTGTCTGGTTTGTGGATTACCCAAAAAAATAA
- a CDS encoding cold-shock protein, translating to MLTGKVKFYNEAKGFGFIIDDESQSDVFVHATGLVEKVVQNDKVSYDVKEGKKGLNAINVRKS from the coding sequence ATGCTTACCGGAAAAGTGAAATTTTATAATGAAGCCAAAGGATTCGGTTTCATTATTGATGACGAATCTCAGAGTGACGTCTTTGTCCATGCCACAGGATTGGTAGAAAAAGTAGTCCAAAACGACAAGGTGTCTTATGATGTAAAAGAAGGAAAAAAAGGATTGAACGCTATAAATGTGAGAAAATCATAG
- a CDS encoding DNA polymerase/3'-5' exonuclease PolX gives MDNKNITKILKLTSQLMELHEVNAFKIRSYTSAIYSIDQGNISLEKLDREALQKINGIGKSIAEVIVQLQETGTHEYLEELLKDTPKGLLEVLEIKGLGPKKIKVLWKELNITSVHELLEACQAGEVAKIKGFGQKTQESIIQSLEFMASNQGKWHYANVEGPVEALHKELVSFFGEDAVSLTGAYARKNEIIEQVEWLIKSEERKDVLGKLSSLDALHQDKKSSSPFTWRGKLGERDLSVVFFITSPSTFVNEQLLRSSSRAHLLSPMDDGKPLGSFFKAGNFDSQEAAYKDAGLAYVLPELREGQFEIPLAKENKLPTLLEEKDLKGILHNHSTYSDGKHTLKEMAQYCQELGYEYLGISDHSRTAMYAGGLDIDKVAQQQEEINSLNKEMAPFKIFSGIESDILVDGSLDYPEEVLASFDFIVSSIHSGLSMTRKKATARLIKAIENPYTTILGHPTGRLLLRREGYPIDHKAIIDACAENNVVIEINANPWRLDLDWRWVHYAMEKEVMLSINPDAHEKSGYFHMKYGVLTGRKGGLTKGMTLNAMSGEEIGKYFAKRKEKINK, from the coding sequence TTGGACAATAAAAACATCACCAAAATCCTTAAACTCACCTCTCAGCTGATGGAACTCCATGAGGTGAACGCCTTTAAGATAAGAAGTTATACTTCTGCCATCTATTCCATAGACCAAGGTAATATAAGCCTCGAAAAGCTGGACAGGGAAGCATTGCAGAAAATCAACGGCATTGGCAAAAGCATTGCCGAGGTCATTGTACAGTTACAGGAAACGGGCACACACGAATATTTGGAGGAACTGCTTAAGGACACGCCCAAAGGACTTTTGGAGGTTTTGGAAATCAAGGGACTGGGACCGAAAAAAATCAAAGTACTCTGGAAGGAGCTGAACATCACTTCTGTACACGAACTGCTCGAAGCCTGTCAGGCTGGAGAAGTGGCCAAAATAAAAGGTTTCGGCCAAAAGACACAGGAAAGCATCATCCAATCACTCGAATTCATGGCCTCCAACCAAGGCAAATGGCACTATGCAAACGTGGAAGGGCCCGTAGAAGCGCTCCATAAAGAACTGGTGTCATTTTTTGGCGAAGATGCTGTTTCCCTCACCGGGGCATATGCCCGTAAGAACGAAATCATCGAACAGGTGGAATGGCTCATCAAAAGTGAAGAACGTAAAGACGTCCTCGGAAAGCTCTCATCGCTGGACGCCCTCCACCAGGACAAAAAATCCTCAAGTCCCTTCACTTGGAGGGGAAAGCTTGGGGAGCGGGACTTAAGTGTAGTATTCTTTATCACTTCCCCTTCCACTTTTGTAAATGAACAATTGCTGCGCAGCTCAAGCCGCGCCCATTTGCTATCACCAATGGATGATGGAAAGCCACTAGGCAGCTTTTTCAAAGCTGGCAATTTTGATAGCCAGGAAGCGGCCTATAAAGATGCAGGGCTGGCATATGTCCTTCCTGAACTGCGAGAAGGACAGTTTGAAATCCCCCTTGCCAAAGAAAATAAGCTCCCTACCTTACTGGAAGAAAAAGACCTCAAAGGAATCCTGCACAATCACTCCACCTACAGTGACGGCAAACATACCTTAAAGGAAATGGCACAATATTGCCAAGAACTGGGCTATGAGTACCTGGGCATCTCCGACCACAGCAGAACAGCCATGTATGCTGGCGGACTGGATATCGATAAGGTGGCCCAGCAGCAAGAAGAAATCAACAGCCTCAACAAAGAAATGGCCCCCTTTAAGATTTTCAGTGGCATCGAAAGCGACATCCTTGTGGATGGTAGCCTTGATTACCCTGAAGAGGTGCTTGCTTCGTTTGACTTTATCGTTTCATCAATCCACAGCGGCCTGAGCATGACCCGAAAAAAAGCCACTGCCAGACTGATCAAAGCCATTGAGAATCCCTATACGACCATACTGGGACATCCCACCGGGCGTTTGCTGCTCAGAAGAGAAGGCTACCCTATAGACCATAAGGCCATCATCGATGCTTGTGCCGAGAACAATGTCGTCATCGAAATCAACGCCAACCCCTGGCGATTGGACCTGGACTGGAGGTGGGTCCATTATGCCATGGAAAAAGAAGTCATGCTCTCGATAAACCCTGATGCCCATGAAAAAAGTGGCTACTTTCATATGAAATACGGGGTGCTGACAGGCAGGAAAGGAGGACTGACCAAAGGGATGACACTAAATGCCATGAGCGGAGAAGAAATCGGTAAATACTTCGCTAAAAGAAAAGAAAAAATCAATAAATAA
- a CDS encoding transcriptional regulator, which translates to MNKISGLFFLLAVLPVYLGAQVQFVSRAEVPSEWDDHDYLVLPTREGTIAFRAKAKKGFSVEQRLQYFFTDRDLRGSQVYEVPVEDYFDLIGFDLDDEYLYTLFQKGESYSNEKIVYEVDLRNHQVREVKLDNILEMELQEFLIMDKKAILMGVMDYRPAIQLLDTETGSVLTVQGVYANEVSILQLRKDPELKVFDVLVSKRDRYKKRSLSIMTFDLEGNKLREVKVEPENRPDLEIVEGILTPMDDYSQVLIGPYGQRKRDPNMGVYFSRINEFGEYENKFLTLADFQHFYNYLPEKQKARRERKLARNIEKERDLVLPNTLVTREIVAGKNYFLVYNDYYLTSSGRFSPRDMMYSSDFYRYAPLSMRNRVVPGGYPWYYPGTDVMSNNEYKFMAAQFLLLDGEGKLLWDNSLSLKDVTTTSPGKFGEVSFDGSNLYYLYLEDEKLQLSYLHNGEIELKNETIDLALINEDERIKDTQGESLSLSWWYSNYFLLSGKQRVRYLDESGKEEIREVFFMTKVRADASLMHEDVQEQ; encoded by the coding sequence ATGAATAAAATCTCAGGGTTATTTTTTTTGCTGGCGGTTTTGCCTGTTTATCTCGGTGCCCAGGTGCAGTTTGTCAGCCGGGCAGAAGTTCCATCAGAGTGGGATGATCACGATTATCTTGTTTTGCCCACCAGGGAGGGCACCATTGCATTTCGGGCAAAAGCCAAAAAAGGATTCAGTGTAGAGCAGCGACTCCAGTATTTTTTTACCGACAGGGACCTCCGTGGTTCGCAGGTATATGAGGTGCCTGTGGAAGATTATTTTGACCTGATCGGGTTTGATCTGGACGATGAATACCTTTACACGCTTTTCCAGAAAGGGGAAAGCTATTCCAATGAGAAGATTGTCTATGAGGTAGACCTGAGGAATCACCAAGTGAGGGAAGTGAAGCTGGACAATATCCTGGAAATGGAGCTTCAGGAGTTTTTGATCATGGACAAAAAGGCCATCTTGATGGGGGTGATGGATTATCGCCCTGCCATTCAGCTGTTGGATACCGAAACGGGCAGCGTTCTTACAGTCCAGGGAGTATATGCCAATGAAGTGAGTATCCTCCAGCTTAGGAAAGATCCGGAGTTGAAGGTGTTTGATGTGCTGGTGAGCAAGCGGGACCGTTATAAGAAAAGGAGCCTTTCCATCATGACGTTTGATTTGGAGGGTAATAAGCTCCGAGAAGTAAAAGTAGAGCCGGAAAACCGACCGGATCTGGAGATCGTCGAGGGAATTCTTACCCCTATGGATGATTACAGCCAAGTGCTTATAGGTCCTTACGGGCAACGAAAACGTGATCCCAATATGGGTGTATATTTTTCAAGGATCAATGAGTTTGGTGAGTACGAAAATAAATTTTTGACCTTGGCGGATTTTCAGCATTTTTATAATTACCTCCCTGAAAAGCAAAAAGCGAGAAGGGAGAGAAAGCTGGCCAGGAATATAGAAAAGGAAAGGGATCTAGTGCTTCCCAATACCCTGGTGACCCGGGAAATAGTGGCCGGTAAAAATTATTTTTTGGTCTACAATGATTACTACCTGACGAGTTCGGGGAGATTTTCACCTAGGGATATGATGTACAGCAGTGACTTTTACCGTTATGCCCCACTGAGTATGCGAAACAGAGTGGTTCCTGGCGGATATCCGTGGTATTATCCCGGTACGGACGTGATGTCCAATAATGAGTATAAATTTATGGCTGCCCAGTTTCTGTTGCTGGATGGAGAGGGCAAGCTGCTGTGGGATAATTCCCTGTCCCTGAAGGATGTTACCACTACTAGTCCCGGTAAATTTGGAGAAGTCAGTTTTGATGGGAGTAACCTATATTATCTCTACTTGGAAGACGAAAAGCTGCAATTGAGCTACCTTCATAATGGGGAGATCGAACTGAAAAATGAAACCATCGACCTGGCCCTGATCAATGAAGATGAACGGATCAAAGACACCCAAGGAGAAAGTCTTTCGCTTAGCTGGTGGTACAGCAACTATTTTTTGCTCTCCGGCAAGCAGCGGGTGAGGTATTTGGATGAATCAGGGAAAGAAGAAATCAGAGAAGTATTTTTTATGACCAAGGTCCGGGCGGATGCCAGCCTTATGCATGAAGATGTTCAAGAGCAATAA